One genomic segment of Rhizorhabdus phycosphaerae includes these proteins:
- a CDS encoding sensor histidine kinase, with protein sequence MRTLLLPAKTALLLAVFSGLALALSVAALFMVDRDARRVAAAEAARYDFEALAEKLPGVLDDPAAAPLLAAAVREVGRYAARTGQPRILLYRDPHGRVSGSSTAWPRLRAWRDGYAIGSSGPETDIVALVRPLPQGASLLFARPVDSASALRRSLGLWGGGIVLLLTGLSVVTALVVGGQTAARIRRLNEVCDRVAEGDVGQRIAELGPADEIGILARHMNGMLAELERRIHGLRAASDHIAHDLRTPLARVRARLSTMENSADEEVSLQASRAAEELERLMAAFNALLELREIEADVGTPATAFDVAEAIETAVDLYEAVAEDEKNVRIERDIRVATFVGDRELLVRALANLVDNALKVSPPQGVIHIAARSHIMEGEAALELSVSDDGPGFTTLPAEADGARSTLGGHGLGLVIVRAIAERHRGTVTVGAGETGARVTLMLRAPRLLIANV encoded by the coding sequence TTGAGAACGTTGCTGCTACCGGCCAAGACCGCGCTGCTTCTCGCTGTATTTTCCGGGCTGGCGCTCGCACTCAGCGTCGCCGCCTTGTTCATGGTCGATCGCGATGCACGCCGGGTCGCCGCCGCCGAGGCCGCGCGCTACGATTTCGAGGCGCTGGCGGAGAAGCTGCCCGGCGTGTTGGACGATCCAGCCGCAGCGCCTTTGCTCGCAGCCGCCGTTCGGGAGGTCGGGCGCTACGCCGCGCGGACCGGTCAGCCCCGCATCCTCCTCTACCGCGACCCCCATGGCCGGGTGAGCGGCAGCAGCACGGCCTGGCCCAGGTTGCGCGCGTGGCGGGACGGATATGCAATAGGCAGCTCAGGCCCGGAAACCGACATCGTCGCGCTCGTCCGGCCGCTCCCCCAGGGTGCGAGCCTTCTCTTCGCAAGACCCGTAGATTCCGCCAGCGCCTTGCGCCGGTCGCTCGGCCTGTGGGGCGGCGGTATCGTGCTGCTGCTCACCGGACTTTCCGTGGTCACCGCGCTCGTCGTGGGCGGGCAGACCGCCGCCCGGATCCGCCGGCTGAACGAGGTCTGCGACCGCGTCGCCGAAGGAGATGTCGGGCAAAGGATAGCGGAGCTGGGCCCCGCCGACGAAATCGGAATTCTCGCGCGCCACATGAACGGCATGCTCGCGGAACTGGAGCGCCGTATCCACGGCCTGCGGGCAGCATCGGACCATATCGCCCACGATCTGCGCACGCCCCTGGCCAGGGTTCGGGCACGCCTCTCGACGATGGAGAATTCGGCTGACGAGGAGGTCTCCCTGCAGGCCAGCCGGGCGGCGGAGGAACTCGAACGGCTGATGGCGGCGTTCAACGCGCTGCTTGAGCTGCGGGAGATAGAAGCCGATGTCGGCACCCCGGCGACGGCATTCGACGTGGCCGAGGCCATCGAAACGGCGGTCGATCTCTACGAGGCTGTGGCCGAGGACGAAAAGAATGTCCGGATCGAACGCGACATACGGGTGGCGACATTTGTTGGGGACCGCGAATTGCTCGTCAGGGCGCTGGCCAATCTCGTCGACAACGCGCTCAAGGTTTCGCCGCCCCAGGGCGTCATTCATATCGCTGCGCGCTCTCACATAATGGAAGGAGAAGCCGCACTGGAACTGTCGGTCTCCGACGATGGTCCAGGCTTCACGACTCTGCCCGCCGAAGCGGACGGAGCGAGATCGACCCTCGGCGGACATGGGCTGGGCCTGGTGATCGTGCGGGCGATCGCCGAACGTCACCGGGGTACCGTCACGGTCGGCGCCGGCGAGACGGGTGCTCGCGTCACGCTCATGCTCAGGGCCCCGCGCCTCCTGATCGCGAACGTCTGA
- a CDS encoding response regulator transcription factor → MGQEDEKGIEQTFRRLFLGRNALILEDEEEVAELLATALRKAGFESVEVTGNGLEAIELAKGRSFDILILDRQTPGLDGLGALEKIREGTGQSMRAPALFLTALGSERHRVEGLAGGGDDYAVKPLSEIELLARLAALLRRRAWDAGPAAEQEALSCGPLHIDPGSMTASLCCTQLDLTAREFAILTLLARNVGLPVTRSMLWSTCWSTYNFVPANFANTIDVHVSRLRRKLDAAASCVPAHLNPLIVAVRSQGLMLRRLDEVA, encoded by the coding sequence ATGGGGCAGGAAGACGAAAAGGGCATCGAGCAGACATTCCGTCGTCTGTTCCTCGGACGAAACGCGCTGATCCTCGAGGATGAGGAGGAAGTGGCCGAACTTCTGGCGACGGCCTTGCGCAAGGCGGGCTTCGAAAGCGTCGAGGTGACCGGCAACGGCCTTGAGGCAATCGAACTGGCAAAAGGACGAAGCTTCGACATCTTGATTCTCGATCGCCAGACACCCGGGCTGGACGGCCTGGGCGCGCTCGAGAAGATCCGAGAGGGTACGGGCCAGTCGATGCGCGCACCTGCGCTGTTTCTGACAGCGCTGGGATCCGAGCGCCACCGGGTCGAGGGTCTGGCCGGCGGGGGCGACGACTATGCCGTCAAGCCGCTGTCCGAGATTGAATTGCTCGCCCGTCTTGCAGCACTGCTCCGCCGCAGAGCATGGGACGCAGGTCCGGCAGCAGAGCAGGAAGCACTTTCGTGCGGTCCGCTTCACATCGACCCCGGCAGCATGACGGCTTCGCTGTGCTGCACGCAACTCGACCTGACAGCTCGCGAATTCGCAATTCTTACCCTGCTCGCCCGTAATGTGGGGCTGCCCGTGACTCGCTCGATGCTGTGGTCGACCTGTTGGTCCACCTATAATTTCGTGCCCGCCAACTTCGCCAATACGATCGACGTCCACGTCTCGCGGTTGCGGCGTAAGCTGGACGCCGCAGCCAGCTGCGTGCCAGCGCATCTCAATCCGTTGATCGTCGCGGTTCGCAGTCAGGGATTGATGCTGCGGCGTCTGGACGAAGTCGCTTGA
- a CDS encoding sensor domain-containing diguanylate cyclase: MYRWGDGSSRREAIGALLGAAGYFLLAWGSTALTSGAYAFAVLWPANALLLALLIPVSPNRWPIFLAPAFLANMLANQFAFGTVVGASLYAMANLIEVAIAALILRRSNTGADPFTDVRTMLIFILLGGIGPVFGALVGALTANALYGTGFWIALRNWYLADATGLILFTPLFVGIGSGALWRWYDALGRRGRMEAVLILLIVGFVALVVFRHARNPMLFVMGAPLLLATFRLGPFGTKISFLLFAVLAIDLTMSGEGPIAKAYRDPLERATYLQIYLALMLLMTLPVAADLNARRLLARRLQESEASLRLLASSSADMLVRLDHRGRCVQASGNSALLPVRHGTDLLGNRLADLAEHADAPHVEASFSAAFVNPGEVSRCEFRPLGRPTEYLECTMRALIDGEGHSYGVVGAIRDVSLRKAREQSLALAASTDSLTGALNHAAFMCHLDRLLAALSSPNLALLMIDVDRFKKVNDSFGHLAGDRVLVELHDRLRTLLRDHDVIGRLGGDELAIILDGTSPELAMSIADALRIAVSRNPVVLPDGDTLIMSLSCGIAQARPGMTRHELIKRADEALYIAKNNGRDCVATHAP, encoded by the coding sequence GTGTACAGATGGGGCGACGGCAGTAGTCGGCGGGAGGCAATCGGTGCGCTTCTTGGCGCTGCTGGCTATTTCCTGCTGGCTTGGGGATCGACCGCCCTGACCAGCGGTGCATATGCCTTCGCTGTCCTGTGGCCGGCAAACGCACTGCTGCTGGCCTTGCTTATCCCGGTTTCGCCGAATCGCTGGCCGATCTTTCTAGCGCCTGCTTTCTTGGCGAACATGCTGGCGAACCAGTTCGCCTTCGGTACCGTCGTCGGCGCCTCGCTCTATGCCATGGCAAATCTGATCGAAGTGGCAATCGCCGCGCTGATCCTACGCCGGTCGAACACCGGGGCCGATCCCTTCACCGACGTGCGGACGATGCTGATTTTCATACTGCTCGGCGGCATCGGGCCCGTCTTTGGCGCGCTGGTCGGAGCGCTGACCGCCAACGCCTTATATGGGACAGGCTTCTGGATCGCCTTGCGCAACTGGTATCTTGCCGATGCCACCGGGCTGATCCTGTTCACGCCGCTGTTCGTCGGCATCGGCTCCGGCGCCCTCTGGCGCTGGTATGACGCACTGGGACGCCGCGGCCGCATGGAGGCGGTCCTCATCTTGCTGATCGTTGGATTCGTGGCGCTGGTCGTTTTCCGACACGCACGCAATCCCATGCTGTTCGTAATGGGCGCACCGCTGCTCCTCGCCACCTTCCGTCTCGGCCCATTTGGAACGAAAATCTCGTTCCTCCTGTTTGCGGTCCTGGCAATCGATCTGACGATGTCGGGCGAAGGGCCTATCGCGAAGGCGTATCGCGACCCTCTGGAGCGCGCGACCTACCTGCAAATCTACCTTGCCCTGATGCTCCTCATGACACTTCCGGTCGCGGCCGATCTCAACGCAAGGCGCCTCTTGGCGCGGCGGCTCCAGGAAAGCGAGGCCAGCCTGCGCCTCCTGGCGTCCAGTTCGGCGGACATGCTCGTGCGCCTGGATCATCGCGGCCGTTGCGTTCAGGCGTCGGGCAACTCGGCGCTTCTGCCCGTTCGGCACGGCACCGATCTGCTCGGCAACAGGCTTGCCGATCTGGCAGAGCATGCAGACGCACCGCATGTCGAGGCCAGTTTTTCCGCTGCCTTCGTGAATCCGGGAGAAGTCTCCCGCTGCGAATTCCGTCCCCTCGGCCGGCCGACCGAATATCTCGAATGCACGATGCGTGCACTGATCGATGGCGAAGGGCACTCCTATGGAGTGGTCGGAGCAATCCGCGACGTCTCCCTGCGCAAAGCACGTGAGCAGAGCCTGGCTCTGGCCGCCTCGACCGACAGCCTGACGGGCGCGCTCAATCACGCGGCTTTCATGTGTCATCTCGACCGGCTTCTCGCGGCGCTGTCGTCGCCCAACCTTGCCCTGCTGATGATCGACGTCGACCGGTTCAAGAAGGTGAACGACAGCTTCGGGCATCTCGCGGGCGACCGGGTCCTCGTCGAACTTCACGACCGGCTGAGGACGCTGCTGCGCGATCATGACGTGATCGGCCGCCTGGGCGGGGACGAACTGGCGATCATCCTCGACGGGACCTCCCCGGAATTGGCAATGTCCATCGCGGATGCGCTGCGAATAGCGGTCTCGCGCAATCCAGTGGTGCTTCCGGATGGCGACACACTCATCATGTCGCTGAGTTGTGGCATTGCGCAGGCGCGGCCGGGAATGACGCGCCATGAGCTGATCAAGCGCGCGGACGAGGCCCTCTACATAGCCAAGAACAACGGCCGCGACTGTGTCGCGACGCACGCGCCATGA
- a CDS encoding caspase family protein: MMREMVTIFRLALLLALPVAMTQPIERADARVRAVLVGASDFAEPELRRFSLPGAARDAERMADALRPFEISAGDMTVLTGRAATADAIRAALDALARRSTRGDRAIIFLSGHGTQAPVSTDDGLEPDGLDEWFLASDAGRWDTRSQSLPGGLKDDEIGLRVRAMRADGVDVWIMIDSCTGGGLFRGSRATPKSIDASILGIVLPPPNRGAIDTSGFVDAGLAGGGRLVAFAAAAPGQIAWDYGDGGRFTTALAAALTDRPSSFAALAARSGPVAIPWTAGDLSAPFLFDGQSPDLLGLIRGLPPLPFATRLSIDDAGACKKRSSGSDRRSPDASTTITLGHCDHVRVDFGEPVTPLRLEAWYRDASGSYASLSPPAGLLVVPGRWANVGFTFVTHDPVSGSPLPRGEEVLILLVRDGSGAAIAGDLMRFQAK, from the coding sequence ATGATGCGGGAGATGGTCACGATCTTCCGCCTCGCGCTTCTGCTCGCCCTGCCCGTGGCGATGACCCAGCCGATCGAACGGGCGGATGCCCGCGTGCGGGCCGTGCTGGTGGGCGCGTCGGACTTCGCCGAACCGGAACTGCGACGCTTCTCCCTGCCCGGAGCCGCACGCGACGCGGAGCGAATGGCAGACGCGCTCCGCCCATTCGAAATTTCGGCTGGCGACATGACGGTTCTGACCGGACGGGCAGCCACAGCCGATGCTATCCGAGCGGCACTCGACGCTTTGGCTCGACGCTCGACACGTGGCGATCGTGCGATCATTTTCCTGTCCGGCCACGGCACGCAGGCTCCGGTTTCAACGGACGACGGACTCGAACCCGACGGGCTGGATGAGTGGTTCCTTGCGTCGGACGCAGGTCGTTGGGACACCCGGTCGCAGTCGCTGCCCGGAGGACTGAAAGATGACGAGATCGGCCTCCGCGTGCGTGCGATGCGGGCAGACGGAGTCGACGTCTGGATAATGATCGACAGCTGCACCGGCGGCGGCCTGTTCCGTGGCTCCCGGGCTACCCCGAAAAGCATCGACGCCAGCATATTGGGAATCGTCCTGCCACCACCCAACCGAGGTGCGATCGACACGAGCGGTTTCGTCGATGCGGGGCTCGCGGGGGGCGGCAGACTGGTGGCCTTTGCGGCAGCGGCACCGGGACAGATCGCCTGGGACTATGGTGACGGCGGGCGGTTCACCACCGCGCTCGCCGCGGCGCTCACCGACCGCCCCTCGAGCTTTGCCGCTCTTGCCGCGCGCAGCGGGCCGGTCGCGATTCCCTGGACAGCGGGCGATCTTTCCGCCCCCTTTCTGTTCGATGGTCAATCACCCGATCTGCTCGGGCTGATCCGCGGCCTCCCTCCCCTGCCATTCGCGACCCGTCTCTCGATCGACGATGCCGGCGCCTGCAAAAAGCGGAGCAGTGGCAGCGATCGAAGGTCGCCCGATGCGAGCACGACGATCACGCTGGGCCATTGCGACCATGTTCGGGTCGACTTCGGCGAGCCGGTAACCCCCTTGCGCCTGGAAGCCTGGTACCGGGATGCGAGCGGAAGCTATGCAAGCCTCTCCCCACCGGCGGGGCTGCTGGTGGTCCCCGGCCGCTGGGCCAATGTGGGCTTCACCTTCGTTACCCACGACCCCGTAAGCGGCAGTCCCTTGCCCCGCGGCGAAGAGGTCCTGATCCTCCTTGTGCGCGACGGGTCGGGGGCAGCGATAGCAGGCGACCTCATGCGCTTTCAGGCGAAGTGA
- a CDS encoding tetratricopeptide repeat protein, producing MIRSICFKAGAALAVVLASAPAWAAMDEVLTRAVALQKQGRAAEAYDLLAPLLASRAQDADYNYALGLAAADSGRTGEAILAFQRVLAVQPGNSQARAELARSYALSGDVDTARAQFSTVVQDPTLPDPVRQRFDSIVRRYDREVAGGGTDVSGFLDLSGGYDSNINSATSLTNITIPLFAGLGPGQLGGAARRIDKPFYETQGGLSIATPASRQMRVFGSVLGTWRDNVGDSRFDQASLTGTLGGSYSFASRDVVSLSGQVQKFWLGSDGFRNAYGAIGQYTHLLGNGAALSLGAQLFRFDYVNDRLRDVDRYALAASYADRTIVASIAGGKEEARRAGGDNFSNGFVNANLGFEYSIAPSLNLVGGISGELRRYDDPDPLFLRKRRDEQIDASVGLKYLVAKSVYLRPRVTYSRNFSNIGLYDFERWTASMGVRVEFRGN from the coding sequence GTGATACGTAGCATATGTTTCAAAGCGGGCGCGGCCTTGGCCGTCGTGCTGGCTTCCGCACCGGCCTGGGCCGCGATGGACGAGGTGCTGACGCGGGCCGTGGCCTTGCAGAAGCAGGGCAGGGCCGCTGAGGCCTACGACCTGCTCGCGCCCCTGCTTGCCAGCCGGGCGCAGGATGCCGACTATAATTATGCGCTCGGACTGGCAGCGGCCGACAGCGGCAGGACGGGCGAGGCGATCCTCGCTTTCCAGCGCGTCCTGGCGGTGCAGCCAGGCAATAGCCAGGCGCGCGCGGAGCTTGCGCGGTCCTATGCACTGTCGGGTGACGTCGATACGGCGCGTGCCCAGTTCAGCACTGTGGTGCAGGATCCGACCCTGCCTGATCCGGTGCGGCAGCGCTTCGACAGCATCGTCCGCCGCTACGACCGGGAAGTGGCGGGAGGCGGCACCGACGTCTCCGGCTTTCTCGACCTGTCCGGAGGCTATGACAGCAACATCAACAGCGCCACCAGCCTGACCAACATCACCATTCCCCTGTTCGCGGGCCTGGGCCCGGGGCAGCTGGGCGGTGCGGCACGGCGGATCGACAAGCCCTTCTATGAAACGCAGGGCGGCCTCAGCATCGCGACGCCGGCCAGCCGGCAAATGCGGGTTTTCGGCAGCGTGCTGGGCACCTGGCGCGACAATGTCGGGGACAGCCGTTTCGATCAGGCCAGCCTGACGGGCACGCTTGGCGGGTCATACAGCTTCGCCAGCCGCGACGTGGTGTCACTGTCGGGGCAGGTGCAGAAATTCTGGCTGGGCAGCGACGGCTTTCGCAATGCCTATGGCGCCATCGGTCAATATACCCATCTGCTGGGCAATGGCGCGGCGCTAAGTCTGGGCGCGCAACTGTTCCGGTTCGATTATGTCAACGACCGGCTCCGCGACGTCGATCGCTATGCGCTGGCGGCTTCCTATGCGGACCGCACGATCGTCGCCAGCATCGCGGGCGGCAAAGAAGAGGCCCGGCGCGCGGGCGGGGACAATTTTTCCAACGGGTTCGTCAACGCCAATCTGGGCTTCGAATATTCGATCGCGCCCAGCCTGAATCTGGTCGGCGGCATTTCCGGCGAACTGCGCCGCTATGACGATCCCGATCCGCTGTTCCTGCGCAAGCGGCGGGACGAGCAGATCGATGCCTCCGTGGGGTTGAAATATCTCGTCGCCAAGTCGGTCTATCTGCGTCCGCGGGTCACCTATTCCCGCAATTTCAGCAACATCGGCCTGTATGATTTCGAGCGTTGGACCGCCAGCATGGGCGTCCGCGTCGAGTTCCGGGGGAACTGA
- a CDS encoding CHAT domain-containing tetratricopeptide repeat protein: MGKIIMGTAVLAGLLAYGPAAAASPSLLAQAESIDIAADPGGAATAWQKLIATTPVGTRGRTRALLGLGEALVTASRSDEALPVLEEVERARDAKPDQRARAMTLLGSALADANRLEDAKAKLADAIRAWRTISPQGGAQEAIALNILSTVHFAAGDLAEAERIGVRSIELYRKSGAPEDAELVGFIGNMSTITLQARKLEASEAYAREAMTLAGRILPEDHPTAIVALTNWVAVLAAQNRREESVDILKRIAALRENRFGPNYPPLAITYNNLARNLLFLGRPAEGEPYARRAVAIGEKTRDPADQVLAAFRDNLADQLVDLGREAESVEIRRSAIAGLGNGNQQRAMRLRSSLGKTLLKMGDDAGAREQFDLVDQWQARTLPDTHPDRIEIRSYVVLLSAKLGRPDARERLTTLSADVERELFANADPDRRASSVPDLLARLLDASWLMGDRETGFRIAQLMALDEAGRAIYAVSTRAAARVPEAAALIRRRQDLLAERDRATQAALRAFGKGDADYREATAAVAKVDAALAEAETTLRALSPADAALTRFRSLDEKAVAARLDRGEALLMPVPLGKDVVTFVVRRDRADWARSQGATVLADISTLRASLNVDLSARGALADPSARHTAFDRGLAYRIYRTIVPDRLEKRLVGSQSWIVAPGGPLASLPFAALVTRPPQGKDGEVAALRRTPWLIRRAALTQIPAVSGLGAEALSAKPGERFVGIGAPLLDGKAAPGEIRSFYRGGAINREALAALAPLPQAERELNRMREALRLQPALLIGAAATETAVKREDLRNIRVLAFATHGLVAGAVDRSSEPGLVLTPPTRPDGTDDGLLTASEIAALDIDADWVVLSACNTAAGSSSSAPALSGLARAFLYAGGRSLLVSHWAVRDDVAARLTVETAQLASRGQSRAQALRRAMLDLIADRSQADGADPSVWAPFILVSSR; encoded by the coding sequence GTGGGGAAGATCATCATGGGCACGGCCGTTCTGGCCGGGCTCCTGGCTTACGGTCCGGCGGCAGCGGCGAGCCCTTCGCTTTTGGCGCAGGCCGAAAGCATCGATATCGCAGCCGATCCGGGCGGCGCTGCTACAGCATGGCAGAAGCTAATCGCGACGACTCCGGTCGGCACGCGCGGACGGACCCGCGCGCTTCTCGGCCTCGGCGAAGCGCTGGTGACGGCCTCGCGGAGCGACGAGGCGCTTCCGGTGCTCGAAGAAGTGGAACGCGCCCGAGACGCGAAGCCCGACCAGCGCGCCCGCGCAATGACGCTGCTGGGGTCGGCCCTCGCCGACGCCAACCGCCTCGAGGACGCCAAGGCGAAGCTTGCGGATGCCATACGCGCATGGCGCACCATTTCTCCCCAAGGCGGCGCGCAGGAAGCGATCGCGCTAAACATCCTGTCGACGGTCCATTTCGCGGCGGGGGATCTCGCCGAAGCCGAACGGATCGGCGTCCGATCGATCGAACTCTATCGCAAGTCGGGCGCGCCCGAAGATGCCGAACTGGTCGGCTTCATCGGCAATATGTCGACGATCACCTTGCAGGCTCGGAAGCTGGAGGCGAGCGAAGCCTATGCCCGCGAGGCGATGACGCTGGCGGGGCGCATCCTGCCCGAGGATCATCCGACGGCTATCGTCGCGCTCACCAACTGGGTGGCCGTTCTCGCTGCACAGAACCGGCGTGAGGAATCGGTCGATATATTGAAGCGGATCGCCGCGCTCCGGGAGAACCGCTTCGGCCCGAACTATCCGCCGCTCGCGATCACCTATAATAATCTCGCCCGTAACCTGCTGTTCCTCGGACGGCCAGCGGAGGGCGAGCCCTATGCCCGGCGAGCGGTCGCGATCGGCGAGAAGACGCGCGATCCTGCGGATCAGGTACTGGCGGCCTTTCGCGACAATCTGGCCGACCAGCTGGTCGATCTCGGACGAGAAGCGGAATCGGTCGAGATCAGGCGCAGCGCGATCGCCGGGCTCGGAAACGGGAACCAGCAGCGGGCGATGCGCCTGCGCAGTTCGCTCGGCAAGACGCTGCTGAAGATGGGCGACGATGCCGGGGCCCGGGAGCAGTTCGACCTGGTCGACCAATGGCAGGCACGGACCTTGCCCGACACGCATCCCGACCGGATCGAGATCCGCAGCTATGTGGTTCTGCTATCGGCGAAACTGGGTAGGCCCGACGCGCGTGAGCGGCTTACCACCCTGTCGGCCGACGTCGAACGCGAGCTGTTCGCGAATGCCGATCCGGATCGCCGCGCCAGTTCGGTGCCAGACCTGCTCGCGCGTCTGCTGGACGCAAGTTGGTTGATGGGGGACCGGGAAACCGGCTTCCGTATCGCCCAACTGATGGCGCTCGATGAAGCCGGTCGCGCCATCTACGCGGTCTCGACCCGCGCCGCCGCACGTGTACCGGAGGCGGCCGCGCTCATCCGCCGGCGGCAGGACCTGCTGGCCGAACGCGACCGGGCGACCCAGGCCGCACTGCGCGCGTTCGGCAAGGGCGACGCCGATTATCGGGAAGCGACCGCAGCCGTGGCGAAAGTCGATGCAGCGCTGGCGGAAGCCGAGACGACGTTGCGCGCCCTCAGCCCGGCCGATGCTGCCCTGACCCGCTTCCGGTCGCTCGACGAAAAGGCGGTCGCCGCCCGGCTCGACCGTGGCGAGGCGCTGCTGATGCCGGTGCCGCTCGGCAAGGACGTGGTGACCTTCGTTGTGCGCCGCGACCGGGCCGACTGGGCGCGCTCGCAGGGGGCGACCGTGCTTGCGGACATTTCCACGCTGCGCGCTTCGCTGAACGTCGACCTGTCCGCACGCGGCGCCCTCGCCGACCCGTCTGCTCGCCATACCGCGTTCGACCGTGGCCTCGCCTACCGCATCTACAGGACGATCGTGCCCGACCGGCTGGAGAAGAGGCTCGTCGGCAGCCAGAGCTGGATCGTGGCGCCGGGCGGTCCGCTGGCCAGCCTGCCCTTTGCGGCACTGGTGACCCGTCCACCCCAAGGCAAGGACGGAGAGGTCGCGGCGCTCCGCAGGACGCCATGGCTGATCCGCCGCGCGGCGCTGACGCAGATTCCGGCGGTTTCCGGCCTTGGCGCCGAAGCGCTGTCGGCGAAGCCGGGCGAGCGCTTCGTCGGCATCGGCGCGCCTCTGCTCGACGGCAAGGCAGCACCCGGCGAGATCCGCAGCTTCTATCGCGGCGGCGCGATCAATCGCGAGGCACTGGCGGCGCTGGCGCCGCTGCCACAGGCCGAGCGCGAACTGAACCGTATGCGCGAAGCGCTCCGCCTCCAGCCTGCCCTGCTGATCGGTGCTGCGGCCACCGAAACCGCGGTGAAGCGAGAGGATTTGCGCAACATCCGCGTCCTCGCCTTTGCCACCCATGGGCTCGTCGCCGGAGCGGTGGACCGCAGTTCGGAGCCCGGGCTGGTGCTGACCCCACCGACGCGCCCCGATGGCACCGACGACGGCCTGCTGACCGCCTCCGAAATCGCCGCGCTCGACATCGACGCGGACTGGGTGGTGCTGTCCGCCTGCAACACCGCCGCTGGCTCGAGCAGCTCCGCCCCGGCGCTCTCCGGACTCGCACGCGCTTTCCTCTACGCTGGCGGGCGTTCGCTTCTGGTGAGCCACTGGGCAGTACGCGACGACGTCGCAGCCCGACTGACCGTAGAGACGGCGCAGCTGGCCAGCCGGGGACAGAGCCGGGCACAGGCCTTACGCCGCGCGATGCTCGACCTGATCGCCGATCGATCGCAGGCGGACGGCGCCGATCCCTCCGTATGGGCACCGTTCATCCTGGTCTCCAGCCGCTGA
- the pth gene encoding aminoacyl-tRNA hydrolase encodes MQIWVGLGNPGAQYAMHRHNIGFMAVDTIAEIHRFDPWKKQFQGWAALGRIGSERILLLKPATFMNESGRAVGEAMRFYKCDVADVTVFHDELDLAPFRVKVKTGGGTAGHNGLRSTEAHIGNAFRRVRLGIGHPGHKDRVTGHVLGNFAKAEIDPLSDMLGAVAAEAPWLAAGDGVRFMNEVALRLAD; translated from the coding sequence ATGCAGATCTGGGTAGGACTGGGAAATCCCGGCGCGCAATATGCGATGCACCGGCACAATATCGGCTTCATGGCGGTCGACACGATCGCCGAGATCCACCGCTTCGATCCTTGGAAAAAGCAGTTCCAGGGCTGGGCTGCGCTGGGCAGGATCGGCAGCGAGCGCATCCTGCTGCTCAAGCCGGCCACCTTCATGAACGAGAGTGGCCGCGCCGTGGGCGAGGCTATGCGCTTCTACAAATGCGACGTGGCCGACGTGACGGTCTTCCATGACGAGCTCGATCTTGCCCCCTTCCGGGTCAAGGTGAAGACGGGCGGCGGCACCGCCGGCCACAACGGCCTGCGCTCGACCGAAGCCCATATCGGCAACGCTTTCCGGCGGGTGCGGCTGGGCATCGGTCATCCGGGGCACAAGGACCGGGTCACCGGACATGTCCTCGGCAATTTCGCGAAGGCGGAGATCGATCCGCTCTCCGACATGCTCGGCGCCGTCGCCGCCGAAGCCCCCTGGCTCGCCGCAGGAGACGGCGTTCGCTTCATGAACGAGGTGGCTCTACGCCTGGCTGACTGA
- a CDS encoding 50S ribosomal protein L25/general stress protein Ctc, protein MSEVLDLSAEVRERAGKGASRAIRREGRVPAVVYGNKQEPTSIHIEEKILMKMLHTGHFFNSVVMLDVGGEKIRTLPKDVQFHPVTDRPLHADFLRIGEHSTVTVDVPVRFVDEDLSPGLKRGGVLNIVVHDLGLTVDAAMIPDEIVVSLNGLEVGDNIHLSQIKLPKGATAVDQDDITIATIVAPSALKSEEGEAAAEGEESAEG, encoded by the coding sequence ATGAGCGAAGTGCTCGACCTGTCGGCCGAGGTGCGCGAGCGGGCAGGCAAGGGAGCCTCCCGCGCGATCCGCCGCGAAGGCCGCGTCCCCGCCGTTGTATACGGCAACAAGCAGGAACCGACCTCGATTCACATCGAGGAGAAGATCCTTATGAAGATGCTTCACACCGGGCATTTCTTCAACAGCGTCGTCATGCTCGACGTTGGCGGAGAGAAGATCCGGACCCTGCCGAAGGACGTTCAGTTCCATCCGGTGACCGACCGCCCCCTCCATGCGGACTTCCTCCGCATCGGTGAGCATTCGACCGTGACCGTCGACGTTCCCGTCCGCTTCGTGGACGAAGACCTGTCGCCCGGCCTGAAGCGCGGTGGCGTCCTCAACATCGTCGTTCACGACCTCGGCCTGACCGTCGACGCCGCGATGATCCCCGACGAGATCGTCGTCTCGCTCAACGGCCTGGAAGTGGGTGACAACATCCACCTGTCTCAGATCAAGCTCCCCAAGGGTGCGACTGCAGTCGACCAGGACGACATCACCATCGCGACGATCGTCGCCCCCTCCGCTCTGAAGAGCGAAGAGGGTGAGGCCGCTGCCGAGGGCGAAGAGTCCGCCGAAGGCTGA